From Odontesthes bonariensis isolate fOdoBon6 chromosome 21, fOdoBon6.hap1, whole genome shotgun sequence, a single genomic window includes:
- the gpr146 gene encoding G-protein coupled receptor 146 translates to MWICMVYNETDTSVDFRLCQDFGLILSVFSLIYLLVCFPLGLCYNVLLVVVNLSNKVSMTMPDVYFVNMAIAGLVLNLVAPVELLSSSFTRWHAWEYDNEVYITLLILFNISSLVIMYSTTLLSLDYYIERALPRTYMSSVYNTKHVCGFIWGGAVLTSFSSLLFYVCNHISTKMVECSKMQNKEAADAIMMFIGYVVPAVAVLYAFVLILRIRKESTPLDQDSARLDPSIHRLLLASVCVQFVLWTPYYLTLLVHTVAGAPGYISNEYYFPTHYFMRCFSKLLAFSSSFAMALMYRQMNKNFSNKLQRVLRRLHCRDQSCPHERSRVQQVVT, encoded by the coding sequence ATGTGGATCTGCATGGTCTACAATGAGACGGACACCAGCGTGGACTTCCGGCTCTGCCAGGACTTTGGCCTCATCCTGTCAGTCTTCTCCCTCATCTACCTCCTGGTGTGCTTCCCGTTGGGGCTGTGCTACAACGTGCTGCTGGTCGTGGTGAACCTCTCCAACAAAGTGTCCATGACCATGCCGGACGTCTATTTTGTCAACATGGCCATTGCAGGTCTTGTGCTTAACCTGGTGGCCCCTGTAGAGCTCCTGAGTTCTTCCTTCACCCGCTGGCATGCGTGGGAGTACGACAACGAGGTCTACATCACCTTACTCATCCTCTTCAACATCTCATCTCTGGTCATCATGTATTCCACCACGCTGCTCAGTCTTGACTACTATATAGAACGGGCACTGCCTCGTACGTACATGTCCAGCGTGTATAACACCAAACATGTGTGTGGGTTCATCTGGGGTGGCGCCGTACTGACCAGCTTCTCTTCGCTGCTGTTCTATGTGTGCAACCACATCTCTACCAAGATGGTTGAGTGCTCCAAAATGCAGAACAAGGAGGCAGCAGATGCCATTATGATGTTCATCGGCTACGTGGTTCCAGCTGTGGCTGTTCTTTATGCTTTTGTGCTCATCTTGCGCATCAGGAAGGAGTCTACACCTCTGGATCAGGACTCCGCTCGATTGGACCCATCTATACACAGGCTGCTGCTCGCCTCAGTCTGTGTGCAGTTTGTCCTATGGACCCCATATTACTTGACCCTTTTGGTGCACACAGTAGCTGGTGCACCGGGGTACATTAGCAATGAGTATTACTTTCCTACCCATTATTTCATGAGATGTTTTTCTAAACTGCTGGCTTTCTCCAGCAGCTTTGCAATGGCTCTCATGTACAGGCAGATGAACAAGAACTTCTCCAACAAGCTTCAGCGGGTGCTCAGGAGGCTGCATTGCAGAGACCAGTCCTGCCCTCATGAACGCTCAAGAGTGCAGCAAGTGGTGACGTGA
- the gper1 gene encoding G-protein coupled estrogen receptor 1, translating to MEGQTSALVWIYDNTTEQLNTSHEYNTTDLSENSDKYQSYIIGLFLSCLYTILLFPIGFIGNILILVVNLNHREKMTIPDLYFVNLAVADLILVADSLIEVFNLNEKYYDYAVLCTFMSLFLQVNMYSSIFFLTWMSFDRYIALASSMSSSPLRTMQHAKLSCGLIWMASILATLLPFTIVQTQHRGEVHFCFANVFEIQWLEVTIGFLVPFSIIGLCYSLIVRILMKAQKHRGLWPRRQKALRMIVVVVLVFFICWLPENVFISIQLLQGTADPSQRTVTTLWHDYPLTGHIVNLAAFSNSCLNPIIYSFLGETFRDKLRLFIKQKASWSVVNRFCHHGLDLHLPVGSKVSEV from the coding sequence ATGGAAGGGCAGACATCTGCTTTGGTCTGGATATATGATAACACTACAGAGCAACTGAACACTTCACATGAGTACAACACTACAGATTTGAGTGAAAACTCTGACAAATACCAGTCTTACATTATTGGTCTCTTTTTGTCCTGCTTGTACACTATCCTCCTTTTTCCTATTGGATTTATTGGTAACATCTTAATCCTGGTGGTGAACCTGAACCACAGAGAGAAGATGACCATCCCTGATCTCTACTTCGTTAATCTGGCTGTGGCAGACCTCATACTGGTGGCAGATTCCCTCATTGAGGTTTTCAATCTGAATGAAAAGTATTATGACTACGCCGTCCTCTGCACCTTCATGTCTCTTTTCCTGCAGGTCAACATGTACAGCAGCATCTTCTTTCTCACATGGATGAGCTTTGACAGATATATTGCCCTCGCTAGCTCCATGAGCAGCAGCCCACTGAGGACTATGCAGCATGCCAAGCTCAGCTGTGGCCTCATCTGGATGGCCTCCATCCTGGCCACCCTTCTGCCCTTCACTATTGTACAGACTCAGCACAGGGGTGAGGTGCACTTCTGCTTTGCCAACGTTTTTGAGATCCAGTGGCTTGAGGTGACCATTGGCTTTTTGGTGCCCTTCTCCATCATTGGTCTATGTTACTCTCTGATTGTGAGAATCCTCATGAAAGCCCAGAAGCACCGTGGACTGTGGCCACGGCGGCAGAAAGCCCTGCGCATGATTGTGGTGGTAGTTCTGGTGTTCTTCATCTGTTGGCTGCCAGAGAATGTCTTCATCAGCATCCAGCTGCTGCAGGGCACAGCTGACCCATCGCAGAGGACTGTTACCACCCTGTGGCATGACTACCCCCTCACAGGCCACATTGTTAACCTGGCAGCTTTCTCCAACAGCTGCCTCAACCCCATTATCTACAGCTTTCTAGGGGAAACCTTCAGGGACAAGCTGCGTCTCTTCATTAAACAGAAAGCCAGCTGGTCAGTAGTAAACCGTTTCTGCCACCATGGCCTCGATCTACACCTCCCTGTCGGGAGCAAAGTGTCAGAGGTGTGA